The following DNA comes from Mycobacteroides immunogenum.
TCCGGCGCTACACGCCGATGCCGCCGCGGCGCGCAAGGCGGGCCGCCGCTTCGCGATGCTGTCGCCGATCATTGCCACCCACCGCAAGCTTGTCACCGCCCGTGACGACCTGGCCACGGCTCGTGAACTGTCGGCGGACGATCCCTCGTTCGCCGATGAGGTGACGGAGCTGGAGTCGTCCATCGCCGAGCTGGAAACGCAGTTGTCGGACATGCTTGCCCCACGCGACCCTCACGATGGCGACGACATCCTCCTGGAAGTGAAATCCGGCGAGGGCGGTGAGGAATCGGCGCTGTTCGCTGCCGATCTGGCCCGCATGTACATCCGCTACGCCGAGCGGCACGGGTGGAAGGTCACGGTTCTCGACGAGACGGAGTCCGATCTCGGCGGGTACAAGGACGCCACCTTGGCGATCGCCAGCAAGGGTGACGCTGCCGACGGTGTCTGGTCACGGTTGAAATTCGAGGGCGGCGTGCATCGTGTTCAGCGTGTGCCTGTGACCGAATCCCAAGGGCGCGTGCATACTTCGGCGGCCGGTGTGCTGGTCTACCCCGAGCCCGAAGAGGTCGAAGAAATTCAGATCGACGAATCGGATCTGCGTATCGACGTGTACCGCTCGTCGGGTAAGGGCGGTCAGGGCGTCAACACCACCGACTCGGCGGTGCGCATTACGCACCTGCCGACCGGGATCGTCGTGACCTGCCAGAACGAGCGCTCGCAGCTGCAGAACAAGGCACGCGCCATGCAGGTGCTGGCGGCGCGTCTGCAGGCGCTCGCGGAGGAACAGGCGCAAGCCGACGCCTCGGCCGGCCGCGCCAGCCAGATCCGCACCGTGGACCGCAGTGAGCGGATCCGCACCTACAACTTCCCGGAGAACCGCATCACCGATCACCGTGTCGGGTTCAAGGCCCACAACCTGGATCAGGTTCTCGACGGCGATCTGGATGCCCTGTTCGACGCGTTGGCCGCAGCGGACCGGAAGGCCCGGCTGCAGGAGGCCTGATGAGCCACTTGCGTCTGTTGCTCGCCGAGGCAATCGAATCTCTATCGCGGGCAGGGGTTTCCAGCCCGCAAGTAGATGCCGAAGAACTCGCCGCGTACTTGCTGGGTATCTCGCGGATGCGGCTGCGTTTCGCCGTGCCGACCGCGGAGTTTCCGCAGCGATACCGCGACCTGGTGGCGCGGCGTGCGCAACGCATTCCCTTGCAGCACTTGACCGGAAGTGCCCCGTTCGGCCCCATCGAGGTCTGTGTGGGCCCCGGAGTTTTCATCCCGCGTCCCGAGACGGAGTCCCTGTATGCCTGGGCCGCAGGGGAGTTGGCGTCGGCTGCGACCGTTATCGAACTATGCGCCGGATCCGCGGCGCTCGCCGTCGCCCTGTCGCGCCACGAGCCGACTGCCCGTGTGGTGGCGATCGAGCTCGACCATGAGGCGTTGATCTATACCCGGCGTAACGCCGCGCAAACTCGGGTCGAGGTGATCCAGGCCGATGCGACTTCACCGGAGTTGCTGACCGAGCTGAACGGCGCGGTCGACCTGATCGTCGCCAACCCGCCCTACATTCCCGATGGGGCTGAGTTGGAGCCCGAAGTGGCGCAGCATGATCCGCCGCTGGCGCTCTTCGCGGGTGCCGACGGGCTGGCCGTTATCGCGCCGCTTGTGACCGTGGCGGCCCGGTTGCTGCGCCCCGGCGGCGTCATCGGCGTTGAGCACGATGACAGCAATGGCGACGGAACATGCGAGTTGTTCACGGCCAGCGGTCTATTCGATGAGGTTGTGCAGCGGCACGACCTCGCCGGGAGGCCGCGGTTCGTCACCGCTCGCCGGAAAACCTCGGCGTCCTAGACTGGACAGGTGACCGTCGTCTACGACTGCCAGGACGCTGCGACCCGCCAGCACGGGATCGACGCGGCGTCCAGTGCGCTCAAAGCGGGTGAACTGGTGGTGATGCCCACCGACACTGTCTACGGATTGGGTTGTGACGCATTCGATTCCGGTGCGGTGGCGGCGCTGCTGGCCGCCAAGGGGCGTGGCAGGGACATGCCCGTCGGTGTGCTCGTGGGGTCCTGGCACACCATCGACGGGTTGGTTTTCGCGGTTCCGCCCGCCGCCCGCGAACTCATCGAGGCGTTCTGGCCGGGACCGCTGAGCGTCATCGTGCGGCACGCCCCCTCGTTGTCCTGGGACCTGGGTGACGCGCAGGGAAGCGTCATGCTGCGCATGCCCATGCATCCGGTAGCCATCGAACTGCTGCGCGCCGTCGGCCCGATGGCGGTTTCCAGCGCCAACGTGTCGGGCCAGCCCGCGGCGCTCACCGCCGGACAGGCCCGCGATCAATTGGACGACAAGGTTGCGGTGTACCTGGACGGCGGTCCGGCCGAGCTGGGTGCCGCCTCGACCATCGTCGATCTCACCGGGCCGGTGCCGGTGATCGTGCGCGAGGGGCCGATCAGCCGGCAACAGATCGTGGACGTGATCGGTGGCGACATCGAGCCTGTCGTGCCGGGCGAATCGGGGGAGCCCACAGATTCGTGAAGTACGGTCGGATGCGTGAGTGAGCTGCTGGCCCTCGCCGATCGCGGCGCGGGTGTCCCTCTGCGTGAACTTGCCCTGGTTGGGCTGACGGCGGCCATCACCACCTTCTTCTGCACCGGCGGCGTGCGGATGTTCGCGACTCGGGTGGGTGCGGTCGCCTACCCACGTGAGCGTGACGTGCATCTGCAGCCGACCCCGCGAATGGGCGGGCTCGGCATGTACTTCGGGGTATGTGCCGCGATCTTCCTCGCTTCGCAACTACCCGCCCTGACAAGGGGTTTCGTCTACTCCTCGGGTATGCCTGCCGTCGTCGTCGCGGGCGGCATCATCATGATCGTCGGACTCATCGACGACAAATGGGGGCTGGACGCGCTCACCAAATTTGCGGGTCAGGTCACCGCCGCCAGTGTCCTGGTCACCATGGGCGTGGCCTGGAGCATGATCTACATCCCGTTCGGTGGGGTGGGGACGATTGTTCTGGACCAGATGTCGTCCATCCTGGTCACGTTGGCGTTGACGGTGTCGATCGTCAACGCGATGAATTTCGTCGACGGACTGGACGGTCTGGCCGCGGGCCTAGGGCTGATCACCGCGGCGGCCATCTGCATCTTCTCGATCGGGTTGTTACGCAGCCACGGCGGCGACGTCCTGTACTACCCGCCCGCGGTGATCTCGGTGGTGCTGGCCGGGGCCTGCCTGGGCTTCCTGCCACACAACTTCCATCGGGCCCGCATTTTCATGGGGGATTCGGGGTCGATGCTTATCGGCCTGATGCTGGCCGCGGCGTCGACGACCGCCGCGGGCCCGATCTCGCAGAGCTCGTACGGGGCCAAGGACATGTTCGTCCTGCTGTCGCCCTTCCTGCTGGTGATCGCGGTGCTGCTGGTGCCGGCGCTGGATGCGCTGTTGGCGATCATCCGGCGCACCCGTGCGGGCCGCAGCCCGTTCAGCCCGGACAAGATGCACCTGCATCACCGGCTGCTGCAGATCGGGCATTCGCACCGCAAGGCGGTGCTGATCATCTACCTCTGGGTGGCGATCATCGCCTTCGGGGCCGCCAGCAC
Coding sequences within:
- the prfA gene encoding peptide chain release factor 1, whose translation is MSETPLIEAMLAEHAELEKQLADPALHADAAAARKAGRRFAMLSPIIATHRKLVTARDDLATARELSADDPSFADEVTELESSIAELETQLSDMLAPRDPHDGDDILLEVKSGEGGEESALFAADLARMYIRYAERHGWKVTVLDETESDLGGYKDATLAIASKGDAADGVWSRLKFEGGVHRVQRVPVTESQGRVHTSAAGVLVYPEPEEVEEIQIDESDLRIDVYRSSGKGGQGVNTTDSAVRITHLPTGIVVTCQNERSQLQNKARAMQVLAARLQALAEEQAQADASAGRASQIRTVDRSERIRTYNFPENRITDHRVGFKAHNLDQVLDGDLDALFDALAAADRKARLQEA
- the prmC gene encoding peptide chain release factor N(5)-glutamine methyltransferase, with translation MSHLRLLLAEAIESLSRAGVSSPQVDAEELAAYLLGISRMRLRFAVPTAEFPQRYRDLVARRAQRIPLQHLTGSAPFGPIEVCVGPGVFIPRPETESLYAWAAGELASAATVIELCAGSAALAVALSRHEPTARVVAIELDHEALIYTRRNAAQTRVEVIQADATSPELLTELNGAVDLIVANPPYIPDGAELEPEVAQHDPPLALFAGADGLAVIAPLVTVAARLLRPGGVIGVEHDDSNGDGTCELFTASGLFDEVVQRHDLAGRPRFVTARRKTSAS
- a CDS encoding L-threonylcarbamoyladenylate synthase, which translates into the protein MTVVYDCQDAATRQHGIDAASSALKAGELVVMPTDTVYGLGCDAFDSGAVAALLAAKGRGRDMPVGVLVGSWHTIDGLVFAVPPAARELIEAFWPGPLSVIVRHAPSLSWDLGDAQGSVMLRMPMHPVAIELLRAVGPMAVSSANVSGQPAALTAGQARDQLDDKVAVYLDGGPAELGAASTIVDLTGPVPVIVREGPISRQQIVDVIGGDIEPVVPGESGEPTDS
- a CDS encoding glycosyltransferase family 4 protein, whose product is MSELLALADRGAGVPLRELALVGLTAAITTFFCTGGVRMFATRVGAVAYPRERDVHLQPTPRMGGLGMYFGVCAAIFLASQLPALTRGFVYSSGMPAVVVAGGIIMIVGLIDDKWGLDALTKFAGQVTAASVLVTMGVAWSMIYIPFGGVGTIVLDQMSSILVTLALTVSIVNAMNFVDGLDGLAAGLGLITAAAICIFSIGLLRSHGGDVLYYPPAVISVVLAGACLGFLPHNFHRARIFMGDSGSMLIGLMLAAASTTAAGPISQSSYGAKDMFVLLSPFLLVIAVLLVPALDALLAIIRRTRAGRSPFSPDKMHLHHRLLQIGHSHRKAVLIIYLWVAIIAFGAASTIFFEPRYAGAVVVGAIGIAIVATVIPLLRGDEPDSVPAAAPEPAVPAERTVYDEK